The Maledivibacter sp. DNA segment TATAGGAATTATACTTCGTTGGATTAACATGGATAGAAGTGTATATTACTATGATTAACCTTTTAAGGAGGACGTTATGGCTTTTACATTAGAACAACTTATTGTTATAGTACCAATCTTTTTAGTTTCCTTAACCTTTCATGAGTTCGCCCACTCATTTGCGGCATTATTGTTAGGTGACAGAACCTCTCAAGCTATGGGAAGATTTAGCTTAAATCCACTTAAGCATATTGACCCCCTAGGCTTTATTTTGTTTATATTATTTGGATTTGGATGGGCTAAACCCGTAATGGTCAATAGGGAGAATCTAAGGCACCCACTACGGGACGATGTGATTATATCTTTATCTGGCCCATTAGCTAATTTTATTTTAGCCATTACAAGTGCTATTTTACTTAGGATTTTATTAAAGGGTGGATTATTAGCTGGGGGTACTCTAGAAATTATACCTAATATTTTTATTTATACTATTATAGTAAATATATCATTAGCTATATTTAATCTTCTTCCGATACCTCCCCTCGATGGTTCACATATAATCACAGATATCATAGAAATTTGGAGCCCTAGCCTAGCGTATAAGTTTTATAAATTTGGTTCTAGGTTAATACTTATTCTTATAATTCTCGAAAGGGTTACGGATATAGACTTTTTACCTATCGGGGGAATGATTAATAGTGTAACAAATATAATTTTTAGGACATTTTTAAATATATAAAATCGAGGAAATTGCATAACTCTTACTTGGCAGAATTGCATAATATATAAGGTAATTATGCAATTTGCTCAATCAGCAGAATCTTAGGATAAAGGAGGATTACTATGTACAGCTTTAAAAACGACTATAGCGAAGGTGCCCATCCCAAAATATTAGATGCACTTATTAGATGGAATATGTATCAAGAAGAAGGTTATGGATGTGACACGCACACTCGAAATGCAGTATCTAAAATTAAAAAGCTAATAGGTAATAAAGATATTGATGTTCACCTTATATCAGGAGGAACTCAAACAAATCTGATTGCAATAGGAGCATTTTTAAGACCCCATGAAGCTTGCATATGTGCCAATACAGGTCATATTGCAGTCCATGAAACGGGAGCAATTGAATATACTGGGCATAAAGTCATTACAGTAGATTCAAATGACGGAAAAATTATATCCGAGAAAATTCAAGAAGTATTAGATTTTCATGAAGACGAGCATCTTGTAAAACCTAAGCTTGTATATATTTCTAATCCAACTGAGTTAGGAACAATATATACTATAGAAGAAATAAAATCCCTAAGTGAATTTTGTAAAGACAATAATCTTATTTTGTATGCCGATGGTGCGAGATTAGGCTCCGCTCTTTGTGTTGAGGATGCTAATTTGAATTTATCAGATATGTGTAATTTTACTGATGCATTTTTTATTGGTGCTACTAAAAATGGAGCGCTCCTTGGAGAAGCTTTAGTAATAAAAGAAGAAGGCTTAAAAGCAGATTTCAGGTATCATATAAAACAAAAAGGAGGACTTCTTGCCAAGGGTAGACTTCTAGGAATCCAGTTTGAAGAATTATTTGAGGATAATCTCTATTTTGAGCTTGCAAATCATGCTAATGAAATGGCAAAGCTTTTGACTATAGGTTTAAAAGAAGCTAACTGCGAGTTCCTAATAGACTCACCAACGAATCAAATATTCCCTATAATAGAAAATAG contains these protein-coding regions:
- a CDS encoding site-2 protease family protein; its protein translation is MAFTLEQLIVIVPIFLVSLTFHEFAHSFAALLLGDRTSQAMGRFSLNPLKHIDPLGFILFILFGFGWAKPVMVNRENLRHPLRDDVIISLSGPLANFILAITSAILLRILLKGGLLAGGTLEIIPNIFIYTIIVNISLAIFNLLPIPPLDGSHIITDIIEIWSPSLAYKFYKFGSRLILILIILERVTDIDFLPIGGMINSVTNIIFRTFLNI
- a CDS encoding aminotransferase class I/II-fold pyridoxal phosphate-dependent enzyme → MYSFKNDYSEGAHPKILDALIRWNMYQEEGYGCDTHTRNAVSKIKKLIGNKDIDVHLISGGTQTNLIAIGAFLRPHEACICANTGHIAVHETGAIEYTGHKVITVDSNDGKIISEKIQEVLDFHEDEHLVKPKLVYISNPTELGTIYTIEEIKSLSEFCKDNNLILYADGARLGSALCVEDANLNLSDMCNFTDAFFIGATKNGALLGEALVIKEEGLKADFRYHIKQKGGLLAKGRLLGIQFEELFEDNLYFELANHANEMAKLLTIGLKEANCEFLIDSPTNQIFPIIENRLIERLGEKFIFYIWSKIDENRSAIRLVTSWATSKEAVDEFIKEVNQGK